From Streptomyces sp. NBC_00690, a single genomic window includes:
- a CDS encoding FAD-binding oxidoreductase: MVRPRSAEQTAAVVRSLGARGGIARGLGRAYGDAAQNAGGCVLDMTALARIHGIDTHSGTVTCDAGVSLHQLMEVLLPLGWFVPVTPGTRQVTVGGAFGADIHGKNHHVSGSFSRHVESIDLLTADGEIQTVRPGTALFDATAGGMGLTGVVLSATVRLHRVETSLVAVDTERATDLDDLLSRLTTDDHRYRYSVAWIDLLARGRSLGRAVLTRGEHAPLDALDARARRTPLAFRPGRLPAPPAHVPRGLLNRTSVGLFNAFWYHRAPRSRRAELQPLTRFFHPLDAVPHWNRIYGPDGFVQYQFVVGHGQEEALRRIVRRIAERGCPSFLAVLKRFGAADPGWLSFPMPGWTLALDVPAGLDGLGDFLDELDEEVAAAGGRIYLAKDSRLRPELLDGMYPRLADFRELRARLDPQGVFSSDLARRLAL, from the coding sequence ATGGTGCGTCCGCGCTCCGCCGAGCAGACCGCGGCAGTGGTCCGGAGCCTGGGCGCGCGGGGCGGGATCGCACGAGGTCTCGGGCGTGCCTACGGCGACGCCGCCCAGAACGCCGGCGGCTGTGTGCTCGACATGACCGCTCTCGCCCGCATCCACGGCATCGACACGCACAGCGGAACCGTGACCTGTGACGCCGGAGTGAGCCTGCACCAACTGATGGAGGTGCTGCTCCCGCTCGGCTGGTTCGTCCCGGTGACACCCGGCACCCGACAAGTGACCGTGGGAGGCGCGTTCGGTGCGGACATCCACGGCAAGAACCACCACGTCAGCGGCTCCTTCTCGCGCCATGTGGAATCCATCGACCTGCTGACCGCCGACGGCGAGATCCAGACCGTTCGGCCCGGCACCGCCCTCTTCGACGCCACGGCGGGCGGCATGGGACTCACCGGAGTGGTCCTGTCCGCGACCGTACGGCTGCACCGGGTGGAGACCTCCTTGGTGGCGGTGGACACCGAGCGCGCCACCGACCTGGACGATCTGCTGTCCAGACTCACCACCGACGACCACCGCTACCGCTACTCCGTCGCCTGGATCGACCTCCTCGCCCGCGGCCGATCCCTCGGACGTGCGGTCCTCACCCGCGGGGAGCACGCCCCACTGGACGCGTTGGACGCCCGGGCCCGACGGACACCACTGGCCTTCCGTCCGGGACGGCTGCCCGCACCCCCCGCCCACGTACCGCGGGGACTGCTCAACCGAACCTCGGTGGGACTCTTCAACGCCTTCTGGTACCACCGGGCACCACGGTCCCGCAGAGCCGAACTCCAGCCGCTGACCAGGTTCTTCCACCCCCTGGACGCCGTACCGCACTGGAACCGGATCTACGGCCCCGACGGATTCGTCCAGTACCAGTTCGTGGTCGGCCACGGCCAGGAGGAAGCCCTGCGGCGCATCGTCCGACGCATCGCCGAACGGGGCTGCCCCTCCTTCCTCGCCGTGCTGAAGCGCTTCGGCGCGGCGGACCCCGGCTGGCTCTCCTTCCCCATGCCCGGCTGGACGCTCGCGCTGGACGTTCCCGCCGGGCTGGACGGTCTGGGCGACTTCCTCGACGAACTCGACGAGGAGGTCGCGGCGGCGGGCGGACGGATCTACCTCGCCAAGGACTCCCGGCTCCGCCCCGAACTCCTCGACGGCATGTATCCGCGGCTCGCGGACTTCCGCGAACTACGAGCCCGACTGGACCCGCAGGGGGTCTTCAGCTCCGACCTGGCTCGTCGCCTCGCCCTCTGA
- a CDS encoding phosphatase PAP2 family protein, whose translation MTDAVDTGCAGHAEADRGRAATDGGWLAADRRLLSAMRECGAQPEIAAVARALSFVGEHGALWLAAGLVHAAVDRKRRRAWLRATVVVGGAHLVSVGVKRVVRRARPGATSYPPAPNGTEAGAPGRRWQEDACASGTTHTARASSTARTACAVRPGVYASKRDDAQRSSGPSAWPPLVSTAGRYSFPSSHATSAAAAAVAFGALLPAARRLLPPVAAAMCVSRLVVGVHYPTDIAAGAALGGLAAHLGHRWTLRPLAVGGGHDE comes from the coding sequence ATGACCGACGCAGTGGACACCGGATGTGCCGGACACGCCGAGGCGGACCGCGGCCGGGCTGCGACCGATGGTGGATGGCTGGCCGCCGATCGACGGCTGCTGTCCGCGATGCGGGAGTGCGGCGCCCAGCCGGAGATCGCCGCGGTCGCCCGAGCGCTCTCCTTCGTCGGTGAACACGGCGCGCTCTGGCTCGCCGCCGGCCTGGTGCACGCGGCAGTGGACCGGAAACGCCGGAGGGCGTGGCTCCGGGCGACGGTCGTGGTCGGCGGGGCGCATCTCGTGAGCGTGGGCGTCAAACGGGTGGTGCGCAGAGCACGCCCCGGCGCGACTTCTTACCCACCTGCGCCGAACGGAACGGAAGCCGGCGCCCCGGGGCGCAGGTGGCAAGAAGACGCCTGTGCCTCCGGTACCACCCATACCGCCCGTGCCTCCAGTACTGCCCGTACCGCCTGTGCCGTCCGCCCGGGTGTGTACGCCTCGAAGCGGGACGACGCGCAGCGGTCGTCCGGGCCATCCGCATGGCCACCCCTGGTGAGCACCGCAGGCCGCTACTCCTTCCCCAGTTCCCACGCCACCTCGGCCGCCGCGGCTGCCGTAGCCTTCGGCGCCCTGCTGCCCGCGGCGCGGCGGCTGCTGCCCCCGGTCGCTGCCGCCATGTGCGTCTCCCGGCTCGTCGTCGGCGTCCACTACCCCACCGACATCGCCGCAGGTGCCGCGCTCGGCGGGCTCGCCGCCCACCTCGGACACCGTTGGACGCTCCGCCCCCTCGCCGTGGGAGGAGGGCATGATGAATGA
- a CDS encoding decaprenyl-phosphate phosphoribosyltransferase encodes MNEPGTALLVRPERGSRRSPAPPRGGLLAGLLRTARPRQWVKNLLVLAAPAAAGELDSRSTAARLAVVFVLFTAAAAAVYLINDARDAEADRAHPVKCRRPVAAGLVPVQLAYVVGALLAALAVAGAAAFCNAMTGALITAYLSMQLAYCIWLKHVLVVDMAVVTTGFLLRAMTGGVALDIPLSRWFLITTGFGALFMVAAKRYSEAVQMDGRGGGKGATRALLSEYTTGYLRFVWQLAASVAVLAYCLWALENGVPNESALLPWRQLSMIAFILAVLRYAVFADRGTAGEPEDVVLGDRALAVIGLVWAAMYACAVAGL; translated from the coding sequence ATGAATGAACCCGGCACCGCCCTGCTGGTACGGCCCGAGCGGGGGTCCAGGCGCTCGCCCGCGCCGCCCCGCGGCGGTCTGCTGGCCGGGCTGCTGAGGACCGCCAGACCCCGGCAGTGGGTCAAGAACCTGCTGGTCCTCGCCGCGCCCGCCGCCGCGGGCGAACTGGATTCCCGATCCACGGCGGCCCGGCTCGCGGTCGTCTTTGTCCTCTTCACCGCTGCCGCGGCGGCCGTCTATCTGATCAACGATGCCCGGGACGCTGAAGCGGACCGCGCCCATCCGGTCAAGTGTCGCCGCCCGGTCGCCGCCGGGCTGGTGCCCGTACAGCTGGCCTACGTCGTCGGCGCACTCCTCGCCGCCCTCGCCGTGGCGGGCGCCGCCGCCTTCTGCAACGCCATGACCGGGGCGCTGATCACCGCGTACCTCTCCATGCAACTCGCCTACTGCATCTGGCTGAAACACGTACTCGTCGTCGATATGGCCGTCGTCACCACCGGCTTTCTGCTGCGTGCCATGACCGGAGGAGTGGCACTCGACATTCCGCTCTCCCGGTGGTTCCTGATCACCACGGGGTTCGGAGCGCTGTTCATGGTGGCGGCCAAGCGCTACTCGGAAGCCGTGCAGATGGACGGCAGGGGCGGCGGCAAGGGCGCGACCAGGGCCCTGCTGAGCGAGTACACCACCGGCTATCTGCGTTTCGTCTGGCAGCTCGCGGCCTCGGTCGCCGTACTCGCCTACTGCCTCTGGGCCCTGGAGAACGGCGTCCCGAACGAGTCCGCACTGCTGCCCTGGCGGCAACTCTCGATGATCGCCTTCATCCTCGCGGTCCTGCGGTACGCCGTGTTCGCCGATCGCGGGACGGCCGGTGAACCCGAGGACGTGGTGCTGGGCGACCGGGCGCTGGCGGTGATCGGTCTGGTGTGGGCCGCGATGTATGCGTGCGCAGTCGCCGGACTGTGA
- a CDS encoding YihY/virulence factor BrkB family protein produces the protein MDWLTKLPVVGPTVVRLMQTHAWRSYETLERVHWTRLAAAITFLSFLALFPLITVAAAVGAALLSDDQLGKLEDKVSEQVPGISEQLNIDSLVANAGTVGLVAGALLLLTGIGWVGAMRDCLRAVWGTDDEDEGNPFVRKAKDAGVLLGLGATALVSLGASALGSSAVGWTADRLGLDKDGAWGVLLSVVAIAIAVLADFLMLLYLLTLLPGAQPERRRLIVAGLIGAVGFELLKLLLSGYMAGVASKSMYGAFGVPIALLLWINFTAKLLLFCAAWTATPSRSSAIVADIEGPKAPRAT, from the coding sequence ATGGATTGGTTGACCAAGCTCCCCGTCGTCGGGCCCACCGTCGTCCGGCTGATGCAGACGCACGCCTGGCGTTCCTACGAGACGCTGGAACGAGTGCACTGGACCCGGCTCGCCGCGGCCATCACCTTCCTGAGTTTCCTGGCGCTCTTCCCGCTGATCACGGTCGCCGCCGCAGTCGGGGCCGCACTGCTCAGCGACGACCAGCTCGGCAAGCTGGAGGACAAGGTCAGCGAGCAGGTGCCGGGCATTTCCGAACAGCTCAACATCGACTCGCTGGTGGCCAATGCCGGCACGGTCGGTCTGGTCGCCGGTGCGCTGCTGCTGCTGACCGGCATCGGCTGGGTCGGCGCCATGCGGGACTGTCTGCGCGCCGTGTGGGGGACCGACGACGAGGACGAGGGCAACCCCTTCGTCCGCAAGGCCAAGGACGCGGGCGTACTGCTGGGTCTCGGCGCGACCGCGCTGGTCTCCCTCGGCGCCTCTGCGCTCGGCTCCAGCGCGGTGGGCTGGACGGCGGATCGGCTCGGCCTCGACAAGGACGGCGCCTGGGGAGTGCTGCTGTCCGTCGTGGCGATCGCCATCGCCGTCCTCGCGGACTTCCTGATGCTGCTCTATCTGCTCACCCTGCTACCAGGTGCCCAGCCCGAGCGGCGCCGACTGATCGTGGCCGGGCTGATCGGCGCCGTCGGATTCGAACTGCTGAAGCTGCTCCTGAGCGGCTATATGGCGGGTGTGGCGTCCAAGAGCATGTACGGGGCCTTCGGCGTACCGATCGCCCTGCTGCTGTGGATCAACTTCACGGCGAAACTGCTGCTGTTCTGTGCGGCCTGGACGGCGACCCCCAGCAGGAGTTCGGCGATCGTGGCGGACATCGAGGGACCGAAGGCACCGCGGGCGACCTGA
- a CDS encoding dihydrofolate reductase family protein, whose product MGQLVVVNFVSLDGVTQSVLSADEDRDGGFDRGGWVLPYVDEVVERFMSGATAGAGALLLGRRTYEIFAATWPYADMNDPAVAAMNAMPKYVASRTVRDLTWANSTVLGADLAAEVSRIKAASERETVVLGSGGLLGTLIEHDLVDEYRLLVFPLVLGGGKQLFADGQSARRLTLTATQPTPSGVLINTYRRAEG is encoded by the coding sequence ATGGGACAGCTGGTCGTGGTCAACTTCGTATCGTTGGACGGCGTCACGCAGTCGGTCCTCTCGGCCGACGAGGACCGGGACGGTGGGTTCGATCGGGGTGGTTGGGTGCTGCCCTATGTCGACGAGGTGGTGGAGCGGTTCATGAGCGGGGCCACGGCTGGTGCCGGAGCCCTGCTGCTGGGCCGTAGGACGTATGAGATCTTCGCGGCCACATGGCCGTACGCCGATATGAACGACCCCGCGGTGGCCGCGATGAACGCGATGCCCAAGTACGTGGCCTCCCGCACAGTCAGGGATCTGACGTGGGCGAACTCCACCGTCCTCGGTGCCGATCTGGCGGCGGAGGTCAGCCGCATCAAGGCCGCGTCCGAGCGCGAGACGGTGGTGTTGGGCAGCGGGGGACTGCTCGGGACCCTGATCGAACACGACCTCGTCGATGAGTACCGGCTGCTGGTCTTTCCGCTGGTCCTGGGCGGCGGGAAGCAACTCTTCGCCGACGGCCAGAGCGCCCGCCGTCTGACGCTGACCGCGACGCAGCCGACACCGTCCGGCGTCTTGATCAACACATATCGCCGCGCTGAAGGCTGA
- a CDS encoding D-alanyl-D-alanine carboxypeptidase family protein: protein MKAVRRTASAVTAASLLPLLVAAPAAADTHERTTDGKARKQPNPPSVMSTVGGAQLGKAGTQVNLGTGAPVLPKDISSRSWIVADAESGAVLASHNAHWRLPPASTIKMLFADTLLPKLPKEATHKVSAAELSEVGTNSSLVGVKEELTYTVNDLWLGVFLRSGNDAVHVLSAMNGGIPKTVQDMQAHAEELQALDTRVASPDGYDAAGQVSSAYDLTLIARNGMQKKDFRDYAATVRAQFPGEMDGNKRETFEIQNTNRLLTGEDGVTPYPGIAGVKNGNTTHAGSTFTGVAERGGKVLLVTVMNPESDESQAVYKETARLLDWGFAAGGKVTPVGELVPPRSARLKEAVGAGPGKDGTQAKPVAIAREESSGGVGIALAIVGGVLVALAGAFFVVNRRWPSHRG from the coding sequence ATGAAGGCCGTGCGCCGGACCGCGTCGGCGGTCACCGCCGCCTCGCTGCTGCCGCTGCTCGTCGCCGCGCCCGCCGCTGCGGACACTCATGAGCGTACGACCGACGGCAAGGCGCGCAAGCAGCCGAATCCCCCGTCGGTGATGTCCACGGTCGGCGGGGCGCAACTCGGCAAGGCGGGCACCCAGGTCAACCTCGGCACGGGTGCGCCCGTGCTCCCCAAGGACATCAGCAGCAGGTCCTGGATCGTGGCGGACGCCGAGAGCGGGGCCGTACTCGCGTCCCACAACGCCCACTGGCGACTGCCACCGGCCTCGACGATCAAGATGCTCTTCGCCGACACCCTGCTGCCGAAACTGCCGAAGGAGGCCACCCACAAGGTCTCCGCCGCCGAACTCTCCGAGGTCGGCACCAACAGCAGTCTCGTCGGGGTGAAGGAGGAGCTCACCTACACCGTCAACGACCTCTGGCTGGGAGTCTTCCTCCGTTCCGGCAATGACGCCGTCCACGTCCTGTCGGCCATGAACGGCGGCATCCCCAAGACCGTCCAGGACATGCAGGCCCACGCGGAGGAGTTGCAGGCGCTGGACACCCGGGTCGCCTCACCCGACGGCTATGACGCCGCCGGCCAGGTCTCCTCCGCGTACGACCTGACGCTCATCGCGCGCAACGGAATGCAGAAGAAGGACTTCCGGGACTACGCCGCCACCGTCCGCGCCCAGTTCCCGGGCGAGATGGACGGGAACAAGCGCGAGACCTTCGAGATCCAGAACACCAACCGACTGCTGACCGGTGAGGACGGCGTCACCCCGTACCCGGGGATCGCGGGCGTCAAGAACGGCAACACCACCCATGCGGGTTCGACGTTCACCGGGGTCGCCGAACGGGGCGGAAAGGTGCTGCTGGTCACCGTCATGAACCCCGAATCGGATGAGAGCCAGGCCGTCTACAAGGAGACCGCCCGACTGCTCGACTGGGGTTTCGCGGCCGGTGGGAAGGTCACCCCGGTCGGCGAGCTGGTGCCGCCGCGCTCGGCACGCCTCAAGGAGGCGGTCGGCGCCGGCCCGGGGAAGGACGGTACGCAGGCGAAGCCGGTGGCCATCGCCCGGGAGGAGTCCTCCGGGGGCGTCGGGATCGCCCTGGCGATCGTGGGCGGTGTGCTGGTGGCGCTCGCCGGTGCGTTCTTCGTGGTGAACCGGCGCTGGCCCTCCCACCGGGGGTGA